A genomic segment from Anaerobranca californiensis DSM 14826 encodes:
- a CDS encoding LytR/AlgR family response regulator transcription factor — protein sequence MKILIVDDELLAREELKYLLSKDKRLEIVGDVGSLDDALEIINKREVDLIFLDIQINNENGVEFAEQIKEKEMGVIFATAYDQYAVQAFSLNAIDYLLKPFSEERVLQSIDKAFKKINKKEKPSPFRKLTFWNEEKMVVVAPEEILYLTVEDRKVMIYTTKGILTDNGPLQSTIEKLDPNLFIRTHRSFVVNIEKIEEIIPWFNNTYILKIVGLKNVEIPVSRGYIQEFKKRIGLM from the coding sequence ATGAAAATTTTAATAGTAGATGATGAGTTGCTAGCTAGAGAAGAATTAAAATATCTGTTATCTAAAGATAAGAGATTGGAGATTGTAGGGGATGTAGGGAGTTTAGATGATGCATTGGAGATTATCAATAAAAGGGAAGTTGATTTGATATTTTTAGATATCCAGATAAATAATGAAAATGGTGTAGAGTTTGCAGAACAAATTAAAGAAAAGGAAATGGGAGTGATTTTTGCAACTGCCTATGATCAATATGCAGTTCAAGCATTTTCATTAAATGCTATCGATTATTTACTTAAACCCTTTTCTGAAGAGAGGGTTCTGCAGAGTATTGATAAAGCCTTTAAGAAAATAAATAAAAAAGAAAAACCTTCTCCCTTTAGAAAACTAACTTTTTGGAATGAAGAAAAAATGGTGGTAGTGGCACCGGAAGAAATTCTCTATTTAACAGTAGAAGATAGAAAGGTAATGATCTATACAACTAAAGGGATTTTAACAGATAATGGACCATTACAATCAACTATTGAAAAATTAGATCCTAATCTTTTCATCAGAACCCATCGGAGTTTTGTAGTTAATATTGAAAAAATAGAAGAGATAATTCCATGGTTTAATAACACATATATATTAAAAATTGTCGGTTTAAAAAATGTAGAAATACCAGTTAGTCGAGGATATATCCAAGAATTTAAAAAACGAATAGGTTTAATGTAA
- a CDS encoding carbon starvation CstA family protein — MITFFSAIILLILGYVVYGAFVEKVFGINEQAKTPATEKEDGVDYVPMDWKRIYLIQFLNIAGLGPIFGAVAGALWGPAAFLWIVFGCIFAGAVHDYFSGMLSIRHSGASISEIVGIYLGSGVKQVMRVFSVVLLILVGTVFMSGPAGLLSNLTGMGLQTWIGIIIVYYFLATILPVDKIIGKIYPLFGAALLIMAVGIAGGLIFKGYQIPEITFQNLHPRGLPIWPLLFITIACGAISGFHATQSPMMARCVTNEKYGRRVFYGTMIAEGIIALIWAAAAMTFFGGTEGLAAAGAPAVVVNTISTEVLGVVGGILAMLGVIACPITSGDTAFRSARLTIADSLGIEQKSIGKRLILAIPLFIIGFTLTRIDFTIIWRYFAWSNQTLAMMVLWAAAAYLSVNNKLHWIATVPATFMTAVSVTYILQAPEGFSLATNISYPIGLGVALAALVGFLLVGKSLPDKDKISA, encoded by the coding sequence ATGATCACATTTTTTTCTGCAATTATTTTACTTATTTTAGGTTATGTGGTTTATGGTGCTTTTGTTGAAAAAGTATTCGGGATCAATGAACAGGCAAAAACACCGGCAACGGAAAAAGAAGATGGTGTTGACTATGTGCCAATGGATTGGAAAAGAATATACCTTATTCAATTTTTGAATATCGCTGGATTAGGACCTATCTTCGGTGCAGTAGCTGGGGCGTTATGGGGTCCAGCGGCATTTTTGTGGATTGTTTTTGGTTGTATTTTCGCAGGTGCCGTACATGACTATTTTTCAGGTATGCTTTCTATTCGCCATAGTGGAGCTAGTATCTCAGAAATTGTCGGTATTTATCTAGGTAGTGGTGTTAAACAAGTAATGCGGGTATTTTCAGTAGTATTACTTATCTTAGTAGGTACTGTATTTATGTCTGGACCTGCAGGATTACTTTCTAACTTAACAGGTATGGGATTACAAACTTGGATTGGTATAATTATAGTATATTATTTCTTAGCTACTATCCTTCCTGTTGATAAAATCATTGGTAAAATCTATCCATTATTCGGTGCCGCCCTTTTAATAATGGCAGTAGGTATTGCTGGAGGTCTAATCTTTAAAGGTTACCAAATACCTGAAATAACTTTCCAAAACCTTCATCCTAGAGGACTTCCAATTTGGCCATTATTATTTATAACTATTGCCTGTGGAGCTATAAGTGGTTTCCACGCTACCCAATCTCCAATGATGGCCCGTTGTGTGACAAACGAAAAATATGGTAGAAGGGTATTTTATGGTACAATGATTGCAGAAGGTATTATCGCCTTAATCTGGGCCGCTGCTGCCATGACTTTCTTCGGTGGTACAGAAGGTTTAGCTGCAGCTGGTGCTCCAGCGGTAGTTGTTAATACCATCTCTACAGAGGTTCTAGGTGTAGTAGGAGGTATTTTGGCAATGCTTGGAGTTATCGCATGTCCCATCACCTCTGGAGATACTGCCTTTAGAAGTGCTAGATTGACAATAGCAGACTCCTTAGGAATTGAGCAAAAATCCATAGGAAAACGCTTAATTTTAGCGATACCTTTATTTATTATCGGTTTCACTTTAACTAGAATTGACTTCACTATCATTTGGAGATATTTCGCTTGGTCCAACCAAACATTAGCTATGATGGTTCTTTGGGCGGCAGCAGCATATTTATCCGTTAATAACAAACTCCATTGGATCGCTACAGTTCCAGCAACTTTTATGACGGCAGTTTCAGTAACCTATATCTTACAAGCTCCAGAAGGATTTAGTTTAGCTACTAATATATCTTATCCAATAGGTTTAGGGGTAGCCTTAGCAGCCTTGGTAGGATTCTTGCTTGTAGGAAAATCCCTGCCAGACAAAGATAAAATATCTGCATAA